The following are from one region of the Polyangiaceae bacterium genome:
- a CDS encoding dethiobiotin synthase has product MEALVVLGTGTEIGKTYVSRGLAKAWPGCCALKPVETGVTPGNQAEDAAALSRAANHDYQPPLYAFERPVSPHLEARRMARPIDLLEVRKWVAATARALGRERALVESAGGAFSPLATETFNADLAETLRAGFECRVLLVAPDRLGVLHDVVATQRALAAHSRAADAIVLSQGTAGEQRLGNAEELRALQPAPVFEVAHGAPSPPTLVRYLEETFRAGH; this is encoded by the coding sequence ATGGAAGCGCTGGTCGTCCTCGGCACCGGAACAGAGATAGGCAAGACCTACGTCAGTCGCGGCCTGGCAAAAGCGTGGCCAGGGTGCTGTGCCCTGAAGCCGGTGGAAACGGGAGTAACGCCGGGCAACCAGGCGGAAGACGCCGCCGCCCTCAGCCGCGCCGCCAACCACGACTACCAGCCGCCGCTCTACGCCTTCGAGCGGCCAGTCTCGCCCCATCTCGAGGCGCGCCGAATGGCCCGCCCGATCGACCTCCTCGAAGTCAGGAAGTGGGTGGCTGCGACAGCTCGCGCTCTGGGGCGGGAACGCGCCTTGGTGGAGTCAGCGGGCGGCGCGTTCTCCCCCCTCGCCACGGAAACCTTCAATGCTGACCTCGCGGAAACGTTGCGAGCTGGGTTCGAGTGTCGGGTGCTGCTCGTCGCCCCGGACCGCCTTGGCGTGTTGCACGATGTGGTGGCAACCCAGCGTGCACTGGCTGCCCACTCGAGAGCGGCAGACGCCATCGTACTGAGCCAGGGCACCGCCGGCGAACAACGTCTCGGCAACGCGGAAGAGCTGCGAGCGCTCCAGCCCGCGCCAGTGTTTGAAGTCGCACACGGCGCTCCCTCACCCCCGACCCTGGTGAGATACCTGGAGGAGACCTTTCGGGCTGGCCACTAG
- a CDS encoding ABC transporter ATP-binding protein has translation MSRVERVEVEGVTRTFGTTLALRGVSASFPAGQVTVLEGPNGAGKSTLLGILGTLIQPTSGKVKYLPFADTASVRSHLGWLAHDSHCYRELSGRENVELAAALHGCGKARVQQSLERVGALTFCDRPVSTLSRGQRQRVALARALVHQPSLLLLDEPSSGLDAGSVKRLLELVDEERQRGAVVVMVSHSRGIATRIADRIVRLENGRVHSVTEDVVVEGSLEA, from the coding sequence ATGAGCCGTGTCGAGCGCGTCGAGGTCGAGGGCGTGACCCGGACATTTGGGACGACCCTCGCGCTCCGCGGAGTCAGTGCGAGTTTTCCCGCTGGGCAGGTCACGGTGCTCGAGGGTCCGAACGGCGCCGGGAAGTCGACGCTGCTTGGCATCCTCGGGACGTTGATTCAGCCCACCAGCGGGAAGGTGAAGTACCTACCTTTCGCGGATACGGCCAGTGTGCGTAGCCACCTGGGATGGCTAGCCCACGATTCGCACTGCTATCGAGAGCTGAGTGGGCGCGAGAACGTCGAGCTCGCAGCGGCGCTTCACGGATGCGGCAAGGCACGGGTCCAGCAAAGCCTCGAGCGCGTCGGTGCGCTGACTTTTTGCGATCGACCCGTCTCCACCCTCAGCCGCGGCCAGCGCCAACGGGTTGCACTGGCTCGAGCGTTGGTACACCAGCCGAGCCTACTGCTACTGGACGAGCCCTCCTCGGGGCTCGACGCGGGCAGCGTGAAGCGTCTGCTGGAGCTGGTGGACGAAGAGCGTCAGCGAGGGGCGGTGGTGGTGATGGTCAGTCACTCGCGGGGCATTGCCACCCGCATCGCTGACCGCATCGTGCGCTTGGAGAACGGCCGCGTCCACAGCGTGACCGAGGATGTGGTGGTCGAGGGCAGCCTCGAGGCGTAG
- a CDS encoding GNAT family N-acetyltransferase, which produces MITRPLGKQDYDHIVQVIDRWWGGPTSALAHPIFFYELGQLARVVEHDGILVGFLFGFIAPGPPKTGYVHLVGIHPDYRRRGVGKVLYQTFEEDCRKAGCTRLKGITTTGNEGSIAFHKAAGWTVSHVDDYAGPARPRVVFNKTLT; this is translated from the coding sequence ATGATTACGCGCCCGCTCGGCAAGCAAGACTACGACCATATCGTTCAGGTCATCGACCGCTGGTGGGGAGGACCAACCAGTGCGCTGGCCCACCCCATCTTCTTCTACGAGCTCGGCCAGCTGGCACGCGTCGTGGAGCACGACGGAATTCTGGTCGGCTTCCTGTTTGGCTTCATCGCGCCAGGACCGCCGAAGACGGGCTATGTGCACCTCGTAGGTATCCACCCTGACTACCGACGTCGTGGCGTGGGCAAGGTGCTCTACCAAACCTTCGAGGAGGACTGTCGCAAGGCAGGCTGTACCCGCCTCAAGGGCATCACCACGACCGGCAATGAAGGTTCGATCGCGTTTCACAAGGCGGCCGGTTGGACGGTGTCCCATGTAGACGACTATGCTGGACCGGCCCGCCCCCGAGTGGTCTTCAACAAGACCCTGACCTGA
- a CDS encoding protein kinase, whose amino-acid sequence MSQADQNSDPLIDTLIAGRYRVVRRLGEGGMGEVYLAMHEAIEKKVALKVLRPEYSAKADIVTRFQQEAISASRIKHPNVLEIFDFGQLETGAFYLAMEFLEGHDLADELQRVVVLSPQDGIRIALQICRALSAAHGKGVVHRDMKPENVFLQRVADGEEIVKIVDFGIAQLRSNEEAEKQQPTRRRLTKTGMIFGTPEYMSPEQAAGKKADQRVDIYATGIILYEMFTGAVPFTGETFMAVLAAHLNDSPPPMRMIAPDLQISAELEAVIMRSLAKKPDERFQTMNEMAQALMGTPEGLGAGPVTRQLMASDPQLSMAAGHGYNPNQAVGAVTGHQFSGPGPQTSAQFTPGQATPNPLSQDPNRPSYNPPTAVSPGVPPYPQGNIPPMPTPQAAQQGPAQAITIGGVEDPNEADRLSRAHTYLEATGPTRPPEEKKSKLGLIIGVAVLLLGGAGAAAFAMRTQGTTDGPAAEPTASNVGLPEPRSVTPPVASVSAPPPEPAKPEKYTLKITTEPEGAILKKGDFQVCPKTPCELVADPDEQLELSATKGAMKGSEKVLAQKDGQSVVIKLKAPAVQRPPTSGPRMCEVEVDGLKILRPCP is encoded by the coding sequence GTGAGCCAAGCGGATCAGAACTCGGACCCACTCATCGATACGCTCATAGCCGGGCGCTACCGCGTCGTGCGTCGGCTTGGTGAGGGCGGCATGGGCGAGGTCTACCTCGCGATGCACGAGGCAATCGAGAAGAAGGTCGCGCTCAAGGTCTTGCGCCCGGAGTATTCGGCGAAGGCAGACATCGTCACGCGCTTCCAACAAGAGGCCATCAGCGCCTCGCGCATCAAGCACCCCAACGTGCTCGAGATCTTCGACTTCGGGCAGCTGGAGACGGGTGCCTTCTACCTCGCGATGGAGTTCCTCGAGGGTCACGACCTCGCGGACGAGCTGCAGCGGGTGGTGGTGCTGTCACCGCAGGACGGAATTCGCATCGCGCTGCAGATCTGTCGCGCGCTCTCCGCTGCACACGGCAAAGGCGTCGTCCACCGCGACATGAAGCCGGAGAACGTGTTTCTGCAGCGCGTCGCTGATGGGGAAGAAATCGTCAAGATCGTCGACTTCGGCATCGCGCAGCTGCGCAGCAATGAAGAGGCAGAGAAGCAGCAGCCTACGCGCCGGCGGCTCACCAAGACCGGCATGATCTTCGGGACCCCGGAGTACATGTCGCCGGAACAAGCGGCGGGCAAAAAGGCAGATCAGCGCGTCGATATCTACGCAACGGGCATCATCCTGTACGAGATGTTCACGGGCGCGGTTCCTTTCACTGGGGAAACGTTCATGGCGGTGCTCGCCGCGCACTTGAACGATTCGCCGCCGCCCATGCGCATGATCGCGCCCGACCTGCAGATCTCTGCGGAGCTCGAAGCGGTCATCATGCGCTCGCTCGCCAAGAAGCCGGATGAGCGTTTTCAAACCATGAACGAGATGGCCCAGGCCCTGATGGGCACGCCAGAAGGTCTGGGCGCCGGCCCGGTGACGCGCCAGCTCATGGCGTCGGATCCTCAGCTCTCCATGGCAGCGGGCCACGGCTACAACCCGAACCAGGCGGTCGGCGCCGTGACCGGGCACCAGTTCAGCGGGCCAGGTCCACAAACGTCTGCACAGTTCACGCCGGGGCAGGCCACACCCAACCCGCTGTCCCAGGACCCGAATCGCCCATCCTACAACCCGCCTACGGCTGTGTCCCCGGGGGTCCCCCCGTATCCCCAGGGTAACATCCCGCCAATGCCCACGCCGCAGGCCGCTCAGCAAGGGCCAGCACAAGCGATCACGATCGGCGGCGTTGAAGACCCCAATGAAGCGGACCGCTTGTCGAGGGCGCACACCTATCTCGAGGCGACGGGCCCAACTCGCCCCCCCGAAGAGAAGAAGTCGAAGCTCGGCTTGATCATCGGTGTCGCCGTGTTGCTGCTCGGTGGCGCGGGTGCGGCGGCGTTCGCGATGCGCACTCAAGGCACGACCGACGGCCCCGCCGCGGAACCCACGGCTTCCAACGTCGGGCTGCCTGAGCCACGAAGCGTAACGCCGCCCGTAGCGAGCGTGAGCGCTCCACCCCCGGAGCCGGCGAAGCCCGAGAAGTACACCTTGAAGATCACGACGGAGCCTGAGGGTGCCATCCTGAAGAAAGGTGACTTTCAGGTCTGCCCCAAGACGCCGTGCGAGCTGGTCGCAGACCCAGATGAGCAGCTCGAACTCAGCGCCACCAAGGGAGCGATGAAGGGCAGCGAGAAGGTGTTGGCGCAGAAGGACGGCCAGAGCGTGGTGATCAAGCTCAAGGCGCCTGCGGTTCAGCGTCCGCCGACCTCGGGTCCTCGCATGTGTGAAGTCGAGGTCGACGGGCTCAAGATCTTGCGCCCGTGTCCCTGA
- a CDS encoding ribulose-phosphate 3-epimerase: MSCAMSADRPTLIAPSILSADMARFGDEIRDVAEAGADWIHVDVMDGRFVPNITLGPPVVAALRKVTKLPLDVHLMIVEPERYVEDFAKAGADVISVHVEASLHLQRTLAEIRRLGKRAGVVLNPHTPESSLEYVLEDLDLVLVMSVNPGFGGQAFLPQVLPKIERLRKQIEARGLNVDIEVDGGVTPETAGRVVSAGANVLVAGSAVFGRPDRREAISAIRAAT, encoded by the coding sequence ATGTCGTGCGCCATGTCCGCTGATCGCCCTACGCTCATTGCGCCTTCGATCCTCAGCGCCGACATGGCGCGTTTCGGCGACGAGATTCGTGATGTCGCCGAAGCAGGAGCGGACTGGATTCACGTGGACGTGATGGATGGCCGATTCGTGCCCAACATAACACTCGGCCCTCCAGTGGTCGCGGCGTTGCGTAAGGTCACGAAGCTTCCCCTCGATGTGCATTTGATGATCGTCGAGCCCGAGCGTTACGTTGAGGACTTTGCCAAAGCGGGCGCGGATGTGATCAGCGTCCACGTTGAGGCTTCTCTCCACCTGCAGCGTACCCTCGCGGAAATAAGGCGGCTTGGGAAGCGGGCAGGCGTAGTGCTGAATCCCCATACGCCGGAGAGCAGTCTCGAGTACGTCCTGGAAGACTTGGACCTGGTGCTCGTGATGAGCGTGAACCCTGGCTTCGGGGGACAAGCGTTCCTGCCGCAGGTGTTGCCTAAGATTGAGCGCCTGCGTAAGCAGATCGAGGCGCGGGGCTTGAACGTCGACATCGAGGTGGACGGTGGAGTCACCCCGGAGACAGCGGGGCGCGTAGTCAGCGCCGGAGCGAACGTGTTGGTCGCTGGAAGCGCAGTGTTCGGGCGGCCCGACCGCCGTGAGGCGATCTCAGCCATTCGAGCGGCCACATGA
- a CDS encoding prephenate dehydrogenase/arogenate dehydrogenase family protein, whose product MSAEPFPGEAVLVVGVGLIGGSIALGLRNAGAREIWGADLPRGLAAIDEPQLFSRLIEADQSSLKDASARAGLVVLATPLPVIEQQLAWLSEAVCVTDCGSAKRDVCERAEQLGLTRFCGGHPMAGKERGGFEHASAQLFRGRSWFICPTETTDVSSVERVRELALVLGAQPVVVAPDAHDHGVALTSHANQLVASAMVKLAGRDRRRFAGPGFADATRVGGGPEGMWSGILTRNSVEVAAALEELESELRTVRESLARGDVSAALELLAEARRLKRW is encoded by the coding sequence ATGAGCGCGGAGCCCTTCCCCGGCGAGGCAGTGCTCGTGGTCGGGGTGGGCCTGATTGGCGGCTCCATCGCACTCGGCCTGCGCAACGCGGGGGCGCGTGAGATCTGGGGAGCCGATTTGCCGAGGGGGCTTGCCGCCATCGATGAGCCGCAGCTCTTCAGTCGACTGATCGAGGCGGATCAATCCAGTTTGAAAGACGCTTCGGCTCGCGCCGGTTTGGTGGTCCTGGCGACTCCCTTGCCCGTGATTGAGCAGCAGCTCGCTTGGCTTTCCGAGGCGGTGTGCGTGACGGATTGTGGATCCGCCAAGCGCGACGTGTGCGAGCGCGCGGAGCAGCTCGGGCTCACGCGGTTCTGCGGCGGACACCCGATGGCGGGCAAGGAACGTGGTGGCTTCGAGCACGCCTCGGCGCAGTTGTTTCGCGGGCGCAGCTGGTTTATCTGCCCCACGGAAACGACCGACGTGTCGAGCGTCGAACGCGTCCGTGAACTCGCCCTGGTATTGGGCGCGCAGCCTGTTGTGGTTGCCCCTGACGCGCACGATCACGGCGTGGCGCTGACGAGTCATGCCAACCAACTGGTGGCGAGCGCGATGGTGAAGCTCGCGGGAAGGGACCGCCGTCGCTTCGCCGGACCGGGCTTCGCGGACGCGACCCGGGTCGGTGGTGGGCCGGAAGGGATGTGGAGCGGCATCCTCACCCGCAACTCCGTTGAAGTCGCAGCAGCGCTGGAGGAGCTCGAGAGCGAGCTGAGGACGGTTCGCGAGAGCCTTGCGCGTGGAGACGTCTCCGCAGCGCTAGAGTTGCTGGCCGAGGCGCGCCGCCTGAAGCGCTGGTGA
- a CDS encoding DUF58 domain-containing protein — protein sequence MAVGRLSLHPKVQRSLRRPLPPEAGKLRRLYARFRPPRRLKLTREGKYFIGITFGVGFAAINTGNNLLYLLLGMLLSLIVVSGVMSELSLRALTVVRRLPPRAQVGRPHLVEIEVYNHKKRIPSYAIEIEDLRAGQPADKRCFFLKISPRSAQVAAYRRTPARRGRDHHIGFRVATRFPFGLFEKSRELAADGELIIYPAVDPVRLPPAASGQRGGAVGAVARGSGDDILTVRPMREGDDPRDIYWRKSANMGQMVLRERARETQRNVEQVLDVTFLGETPDDEWLQRFERRIRDVASRAVAHLKRGDAVTVRTTTGERARANGSIGADPILRFLALLEAKPAEPKEDDPAPSKPSRSEQEAA from the coding sequence GTGGCAGTCGGCCGGCTGTCCCTCCATCCCAAAGTGCAGCGCTCGCTGCGGCGCCCACTTCCACCCGAAGCAGGCAAGCTACGCAGGCTGTACGCGCGCTTCAGGCCGCCCCGGCGCCTGAAGCTGACCCGCGAAGGGAAGTACTTCATCGGCATCACCTTCGGGGTGGGGTTTGCCGCCATCAACACCGGCAACAACTTGCTCTACCTGTTGCTCGGCATGTTGCTCAGCCTCATCGTCGTCTCGGGCGTGATGAGCGAACTGAGCCTGCGAGCGCTGACTGTCGTCCGTCGCCTGCCGCCGCGCGCGCAAGTTGGGCGGCCCCACTTGGTGGAGATCGAAGTCTACAACCACAAGAAGCGCATCCCGAGCTACGCCATCGAGATCGAGGATCTGCGCGCAGGCCAGCCAGCAGACAAACGCTGCTTCTTCCTCAAGATCAGCCCGCGGTCCGCGCAAGTCGCCGCCTACCGCCGCACGCCCGCGCGACGTGGCCGCGACCACCACATTGGTTTCCGCGTGGCAACGCGCTTTCCGTTCGGGCTCTTCGAGAAGTCGCGAGAGCTGGCCGCAGACGGGGAACTGATCATCTACCCCGCAGTCGACCCAGTGCGGCTTCCGCCAGCAGCCAGCGGCCAGCGCGGCGGTGCGGTGGGCGCCGTCGCGCGAGGCTCGGGAGATGACATCTTGACGGTGCGCCCAATGCGGGAAGGGGACGACCCGCGAGACATCTACTGGCGCAAGAGCGCAAACATGGGGCAGATGGTGCTGCGAGAACGCGCCCGGGAGACCCAGCGTAACGTTGAACAAGTTCTCGACGTTACCTTCCTCGGGGAAACACCTGACGATGAGTGGCTGCAGCGCTTCGAGCGACGCATCCGCGACGTGGCCTCGCGGGCCGTGGCGCACCTGAAGCGAGGGGACGCCGTGACGGTGCGTACTACGACCGGGGAGCGCGCTCGGGCCAACGGCTCGATCGGCGCCGATCCCATCCTGCGCTTCTTGGCGCTCCTCGAGGCCAAGCCGGCGGAGCCGAAGGAAGACGACCCTGCTCCCAGCAAGCCATCCCGTAGCGAGCAGGAGGCCGCGTGA
- a CDS encoding cyclic nucleotide-binding domain-containing protein has translation MAHDAGGGFVSHRKPVTADELKRIGLFGALSTEVLDHLATSLPIVEPDPGDLVFKEGDTARELFVLLEGEAEVVKRSRSGVDARVAVLGPGDWFGEMGVLDVQPRSASVRALAPSRLLRIRATDLDALYRHDLKAYALVVLNIARELSRRLRVTDGILADFLVNVLDVVERRQAPRAD, from the coding sequence ATGGCGCATGACGCCGGCGGAGGTTTCGTGTCTCACCGCAAACCCGTAACGGCCGATGAATTGAAGCGGATTGGGCTCTTCGGAGCGCTCTCCACCGAAGTGCTAGATCATCTCGCGACCTCGCTCCCGATCGTGGAGCCGGACCCTGGCGATCTGGTCTTCAAGGAGGGTGACACCGCACGCGAGCTATTTGTCCTGCTCGAAGGCGAAGCGGAAGTGGTCAAGCGCTCGCGCTCCGGCGTTGACGCGCGAGTCGCGGTGCTAGGGCCCGGCGACTGGTTCGGTGAGATGGGCGTGCTTGACGTACAGCCTCGCTCTGCGAGCGTACGCGCCCTGGCCCCGTCGCGCTTGCTGCGGATCCGCGCAACAGACCTCGACGCACTCTATCGCCACGATCTCAAGGCCTACGCACTGGTCGTGTTGAACATCGCCCGTGAACTCAGCAGACGCCTGCGAGTGACGGACGGTATCCTCGCGGATTTTCTGGTCAACGTGCTCGACGTCGTGGAACGACGCCAAGCCCCACGCGCTGACTAG
- a CDS encoding DUF3488 domain-containing protein, with amino-acid sequence MRFGLIHRIMTDALAALGLLSLITSGELGRGVSIVMLVGLLGSMLIPERWQDRTPIRQLGVAAPILLLLTQAARLFLGAPVLQLAIEFAAALQIVRLATRRGAAHDQQVIVLALLHLIAGTVLGTGLAYGLCFLGFLVVAPGALVLSHLRREVEGNYRQGARDRTGLPVDVPRILRSRRVIGKQFLLFTCLLSVPIFIFTAIIFVMFPRVGLSLLLLNHGRAERMIGFSDRVDLGGVGKLRSDPTIAMRIEYDGLPENPPPRLALYLRGTAFDKYDGRSWSRTQVLRVPAAREDGNYLISRAPDPSDRHMTIDLEPIDPPVVFLPPDAVAIHLANRGETTVGGSPLLFSGPEGEFKYRTRDERGVRYEVWTPTSVPAPVSELQATERQRYLALPPSLPGRVAQLARDWVGSETDPAKQAKIIETKLRTEYSYDLASPSGSQENPLDHFLFESKRGHCEFYSTAMAVLLRTLSVPSRNVTGFIGGTYNRFGHFYAVRQGDAHSWVEVYLPKKGWTRFDPTPPGNSAPRSELNGALAFVRDFVEASAQRWNRHVVGYDLQQQVGLLNSVSRTYSSVRSRSSFLSGPMGSPRRLGALGAGALLLGLSVYWFRRSRRQRKSTRTETTHKLLATKRAMNLYEMVEGALLKRGIPRPPSVPPLRHARNLQALKHPLADEVLALTEIYLEVRFGGRELDVETARDYNLRVRALKEEPPTAAAA; translated from the coding sequence GTGAGGTTCGGGCTGATCCATCGCATCATGACCGATGCACTAGCCGCCCTCGGCTTGCTCTCGCTCATCACGAGCGGTGAGCTTGGGCGCGGTGTCAGCATCGTGATGCTGGTGGGCCTGCTGGGTTCGATGCTCATCCCCGAGCGTTGGCAGGACCGCACTCCGATTCGGCAGTTGGGTGTCGCGGCGCCAATCCTCCTCCTGCTGACTCAGGCGGCCCGGCTGTTCCTCGGCGCACCCGTGCTGCAGCTGGCCATCGAGTTCGCGGCGGCGTTGCAGATCGTCCGTCTCGCCACGCGGCGGGGTGCAGCTCACGACCAGCAGGTGATTGTCCTGGCGCTGCTCCACCTGATCGCGGGCACCGTGCTGGGGACTGGACTCGCCTATGGCCTGTGCTTCCTCGGCTTCTTGGTCGTCGCGCCAGGCGCGCTGGTGCTGAGCCACTTGCGGCGGGAGGTGGAAGGAAACTACCGCCAAGGCGCGCGGGACCGCACCGGGCTCCCTGTCGACGTGCCGCGCATCCTGCGTAGCCGGCGCGTGATCGGCAAACAGTTCCTGCTCTTCACCTGCTTGCTGTCGGTACCGATCTTCATCTTCACCGCGATCATCTTCGTGATGTTCCCGCGCGTGGGGCTTTCGCTGTTGCTTCTGAATCACGGCAGAGCAGAGCGCATGATCGGCTTCAGCGATCGCGTCGACCTTGGCGGGGTTGGCAAGCTCCGCAGCGATCCGACCATCGCCATGCGTATCGAGTACGATGGGCTTCCGGAGAACCCGCCGCCTCGCCTCGCGCTGTATCTGCGCGGCACCGCCTTCGACAAGTACGACGGCCGCTCGTGGTCGCGCACCCAGGTGTTGCGAGTGCCCGCGGCGCGCGAAGACGGCAACTACCTGATCAGCCGCGCGCCGGACCCGAGCGATCGCCACATGACGATCGACCTGGAGCCGATCGACCCGCCGGTCGTGTTTCTGCCGCCCGACGCCGTTGCGATCCATCTCGCAAACCGCGGGGAAACGACGGTTGGAGGTAGCCCGCTGCTCTTCTCCGGGCCCGAAGGCGAGTTCAAGTACCGCACGCGAGACGAGCGAGGCGTACGCTACGAGGTCTGGACGCCCACCAGCGTGCCCGCGCCGGTGAGTGAGCTCCAAGCCACCGAACGTCAGCGCTATCTCGCGCTGCCTCCGAGCTTGCCTGGACGGGTGGCCCAGCTGGCGCGCGACTGGGTGGGAAGCGAGACGGATCCGGCGAAGCAGGCCAAGATCATCGAGACGAAGCTGCGTACCGAATACAGTTACGACCTCGCGTCGCCGTCGGGCTCTCAGGAGAACCCCCTAGACCACTTCTTGTTCGAGTCGAAGCGCGGCCACTGCGAGTTCTACTCGACGGCGATGGCGGTACTGCTGCGGACCCTCTCGGTTCCGAGCCGCAACGTGACCGGGTTCATCGGCGGCACCTACAACCGCTTCGGGCACTTCTACGCCGTCCGCCAAGGCGACGCCCACAGCTGGGTCGAGGTCTACCTACCCAAGAAGGGCTGGACTCGCTTCGATCCGACCCCGCCAGGAAACTCAGCTCCCCGTAGCGAACTGAATGGGGCGCTAGCCTTCGTGCGTGACTTCGTCGAGGCGTCCGCTCAGCGCTGGAATCGCCATGTCGTGGGCTACGACCTGCAGCAGCAGGTGGGGCTCTTGAACTCGGTCAGTCGCACCTACTCGAGCGTGCGCAGCCGATCTTCATTCCTTAGCGGGCCGATGGGTTCCCCAAGGCGGCTGGGCGCACTGGGCGCTGGAGCGTTGCTGCTTGGTCTCAGCGTCTACTGGTTCCGGCGCTCGCGTCGCCAGCGCAAATCCACCCGCACGGAAACGACCCACAAGCTACTTGCCACCAAGCGCGCGATGAACCTGTACGAGATGGTTGAGGGCGCTTTGCTGAAGCGGGGCATTCCGCGTCCCCCGTCGGTCCCGCCGCTGCGCCACGCCAGGAACCTGCAAGCACTGAAGCATCCCCTGGCGGACGAAGTCCTCGCCTTGACGGAGATCTATCTCGAGGTCCGCTTCGGTGGGCGAGAGCTCGATGTCGAGACCGCGCGGGACTACAACCTTCGTGTACGGGCCCTCAAGGAAGAGCCACCCACCGCCGCGGCCGCTTGA
- a CDS encoding TIGR02266 family protein, with protein sequence MTDDAPASFPASGPAREARRLLSNALESLQLRAGQTSSVRQAIEAAAEASSHLYLVETGESDSSFEGIRAAIEQLGAALASLQRDSLSDPTVLSATETIARTLALLYPVARAQQRARRNVIFHTRAPVEASELNLPEDTVPPAPPAGRPRIHTPSFRGHEQRARGERVFVEADIGLLSDSHFYTGLSQDLSSGGVFIATYQPQPAGTEVGLYFALPDGHVVEAKGIVRWTREGGNDTPPGMGVAFQDLSQPDLEAIEHFCESRAPLYHDSADS encoded by the coding sequence GTGACCGACGACGCACCGGCAAGCTTTCCGGCTTCAGGCCCCGCTCGTGAGGCCCGGCGGCTGCTTAGCAACGCTCTCGAGAGCCTCCAGCTGCGTGCCGGACAAACATCGAGTGTCCGGCAGGCCATAGAAGCTGCTGCCGAAGCTTCGAGTCATCTCTACCTGGTGGAGACCGGCGAGTCGGACAGTTCGTTCGAAGGGATCCGTGCGGCAATAGAGCAACTTGGTGCGGCGTTGGCCTCGCTACAGCGGGACTCTCTCAGCGACCCCACGGTTCTTTCCGCGACGGAAACGATCGCGCGAACACTAGCGCTGCTTTATCCGGTGGCACGCGCGCAACAGCGTGCCCGGCGCAACGTCATCTTCCATACACGCGCGCCCGTCGAAGCATCAGAGCTGAACCTACCAGAGGACACGGTGCCCCCGGCGCCACCTGCTGGTCGCCCACGTATCCACACTCCGAGTTTCCGCGGCCACGAGCAGCGAGCCCGCGGCGAGCGTGTCTTCGTAGAGGCCGACATTGGACTGCTCTCCGACTCACACTTCTACACTGGGCTGAGCCAAGATCTCTCGAGCGGCGGCGTGTTCATCGCCACCTACCAGCCTCAACCGGCAGGCACGGAAGTTGGGCTCTACTTCGCCCTTCCCGATGGTCACGTCGTCGAAGCCAAGGGCATCGTGAGGTGGACTCGTGAAGGCGGAAATGACACGCCACCCGGTATGGGCGTCGCTTTTCAGGACCTCAGCCAGCCGGATCTCGAAGCAATCGAGCACTTCTGCGAGAGCCGGGCCCCGCTGTATCACGACTCCGCAGACAGCTGA
- a CDS encoding MoxR family ATPase — protein sequence MTTSAVAADSQYLERLVDLRRAVEHALEGKPRAVELALVALLARGHVLIEDVPGVGKTTLARAIARAVGGEMSRVQFTSDLLPSDVLGVSVFNQHQGDFVLKQGPIFSNLLLADEINRASPRTQSALLEAMNEGQVSLDGQTIPLPDPFLVIATQNPQDFTGTFPLPESQLDRFMVRIRIGYPPPEVEARLMLNPDGDRVDRVAQVLDPQSLVELQRHVMRVDVDNSLATYLQALIASTRSTPTLALGASTRAGMNLSRAARARALLHGRRYCIADDIYELAVPVLAHRVRLAAHAEGYVPSREEAEAAVRDVVARVPTPL from the coding sequence ATGACCACTTCCGCGGTCGCAGCGGACTCTCAATACCTTGAGCGCCTCGTCGATCTGCGGCGAGCGGTGGAGCACGCGTTGGAGGGCAAGCCCCGCGCGGTTGAGCTCGCCTTGGTTGCGCTCTTGGCGCGCGGTCATGTGCTCATCGAAGACGTGCCCGGGGTGGGAAAGACGACCCTGGCTCGCGCCATCGCCCGAGCGGTCGGGGGGGAGATGAGCCGCGTTCAGTTCACCAGCGATCTGCTGCCCAGCGATGTGCTTGGTGTTTCTGTCTTCAATCAGCATCAAGGGGACTTCGTGCTGAAGCAGGGGCCCATCTTCAGCAACCTGCTGCTCGCCGACGAGATCAACCGCGCGAGCCCGCGCACACAGTCCGCTCTGCTCGAGGCAATGAACGAAGGCCAGGTGTCGCTGGATGGGCAAACCATCCCGCTCCCAGATCCCTTCCTCGTAATTGCCACGCAGAATCCTCAGGACTTCACCGGCACCTTCCCGCTACCTGAGAGCCAGCTCGACCGCTTCATGGTGCGCATTCGCATCGGCTATCCTCCGCCGGAGGTCGAAGCGCGTCTGATGCTGAACCCCGACGGGGATCGCGTCGACCGCGTCGCTCAGGTGCTGGACCCCCAGTCCCTAGTGGAGCTCCAGCGCCACGTGATGCGAGTGGATGTCGACAACTCGCTGGCTACCTACCTTCAGGCCCTGATTGCCTCGACGCGCTCGACTCCGACGCTGGCCCTGGGTGCGTCCACCCGGGCGGGCATGAACCTCTCGCGCGCTGCTCGGGCCCGCGCGCTGCTCCACGGACGGCGCTACTGCATCGCCGACGATATCTACGAACTGGCGGTGCCGGTGCTCGCTCACCGGGTGCGTCTGGCTGCCCACGCAGAGGGTTACGTTCCCAGTCGTGAAGAGGCCGAGGCTGCGGTGCGCGATGTCGTCGCGCGCGTGCCCACGCCTCTGTGA